A region of the Deinococcus planocerae genome:
TCGCCGCGATGGAAACGGGCGGGATGCCCAGCAGCCACTCCGCGATGGTCGCCGCCCTCTCCACCGGCGTGGCCCTCACCCAGGGCCTCGGCAGCCCCCTGTTCGCCGCGAGTGCCGTCTTCGCCCTGATCGTCATGTACGACGCCACCGGCGTGCGCCACTCCAGCGGCGTGCAGGCCCGGCTGCTCAACGAACTCGTGGAGGAACTGCGCGCCGTCGTCCGCGAGGGCTTTGCGCCGCTGCCGCTGAAGGTGCTCCTCGGGCACACGTACCTGGAGGTACTGGTGGGTACCCTGATCGGGATCGGCGCGGGCTTCGTGGCCTTCCGGGTGCTGTGAGGCGACCCGTGACCCCCGACTCCGAACCCCTGCGGGTCATCATCGGCGCAGGAGAGCAGCGGTGGGAGGGCTGGATTCCCACCCAGCGAGAAGACCTCGACCTCCTCGACCGCTCGACCTGGGAGGCGTGGTTCGGTGAGCGACGGGCCGACGCCCTGCTGTGCGAGCACGTCTGGGAACACCTGACCGAGGACGAGGGCCGCGCCGCCGCCCGGCTGTGCTTCGAGTTCCTGAGGCCCGGCGGCCTCCTGCGCTGCGCCGTCCCCGACGCCAACTTTCCCGACGCGGAATACCAGCGTACCGTGCAGGTGGGCGGTCCCGGCCCGGCGGACCACCCCGCCGCCGACCACAGGATCGTGTACGACCACCGCCGCTTCGCCGACGTGTTCCGGAGCGCGGGCTTCACGGTCGAATTGCTCGAATACTGCGACGACGATGGCCGCTTTCACGCCCAGCCGTGGGACGTGGCGACGGGTC
Encoded here:
- a CDS encoding divergent PAP2 family protein, producing the protein MNTSFDDLLGNRWLWTAVLSSTGAQVVKVLLILLVERRWRPIAAMETGGMPSSHSAMVAALSTGVALTQGLGSPLFAASAVFALIVMYDATGVRHSSGVQARLLNELVEELRAVVREGFAPLPLKVLLGHTYLEVLVGTLIGIGAGFVAFRVL
- a CDS encoding class I SAM-dependent methyltransferase; the encoded protein is MTPDSEPLRVIIGAGEQRWEGWIPTQREDLDLLDRSTWEAWFGERRADALLCEHVWEHLTEDEGRAAARLCFEFLRPGGLLRCAVPDANFPDAEYQRTVQVGGPGPADHPAADHRIVYDHRRFADVFRSAGFTVELLEYCDDDGRFHAQPWDVATGPIYRSLRLDHRNREGRLGFVSLILDARKPPDAR